From the genome of Litorilinea aerophila:
CGGGAGGCGGCCCGTCGCACCTTTTTCGGCCTCTATGCCCTGCAACATCGGGGCCAGGAAGGGGCCGGCATTGTCTCCTGCGATGGCCGCATGGCCCATATCCACAAGGGCATGGGCCTGGTCTCCCAGGTGTTCAATGAAGAGAACCTGCGCTACCTTCAGGGCCACATGGCCATTGGCCACACCCGCTATTCCACCACCGGCTCCACCAAACTCCGCAACACCCAGCCCTACATCCTGGAGACCCTGGACGGCCCCCTGGCCATCGGCCACAACGGCAACCTCATCAACGCGCCCCAACTGCGCCGGGAACTGCTGGAACGGGGCGTGGGACTCCAGACATCCACCGACAGCGAGGTGATCATCCACCTGCTGGCCGGCGCCGGCGGGCCAGATTGGCCCACCCGCATCCGCATCATGATGGCCAAGGCCGAAGGGGCCTACAGCCTGGTCATCCTCACCCGGGAGGCCATCTACGGCGTACGGGACCCCTGGGGGTTGCGGCCGCTGGTACTGGGCGAGCTGGAAGGCGGCCACGTGCTGGCATCGGAGAGCTGCGCCTTCGCCACCATTGGCGCTCGCATGATCCGGGAGATCCAGCCGGGCGAGATTGTGCGGCTGGACCACAACGGCTACGAGATCATGCAGGGGGCGCCCCCCCAGAAGCTGGCCTTCTGCACCTTCGAGCAGATCTACTTCGCCCGCCCCGACAGCGTGCTCAACGGCCGACTGGTCCACCAGGTTCGCCAGAAGCTGGGCCGGCAACTGGCCAAGGAGGCGCCGGTCAAGGCGGACATCGTCATCCCGGTGCCGGACTCGGGCACACCCCACGCCATTGGCTACGCGCAGAAAAGCGGTATCCCCTACAGCGAAGGGCTGATCAAGAGCCGCTACATCGGCCGCACCTTCATCGAACCCACCGATCAGCTCCGCAAGGTGGGCGTGGCCATGAAGTTCAACCCCCTGCCCGACAACCTGAAAGGCCGTCGGGTGATCATGGTGGACGACTCCATCGTGCGGGGCAACACCTCTGGCCCTTTGGTACAGCTCCTGCGGGATGCCGGCGCGCGGGAAGTGCACGTGCGGGTGGCATGCCCCCCCATCAAGTTCCCCTGCTTCATGGGCGTGGACATGGCCACCCAGGCGGAGCTCATCGCCGCCAACAAGAGCATCGACGAGATCTGCGAACACATCGGCGCCGACTCCCTGGCCTTCCTCTCCATCTCCGGCATGATGAAGGCCCTCAAGGCCACCGACGGCTACTGCAACGCCTGTTTCACCGGCGAATATCCCTTCCAGACGCCCATCCCCCTCATCGAGCTCCAGGAAAAGGAAAAATTCCCCCAGGTGTGGGGAAATTGATGGGATCCACAGATGCCCCAAAGGGCACGGGGATGATTCACAGGGGATGATTCACAATCGTCGGAGTCACGGACAGGGCGGCGCCCAGGGGCGCACCTCTGGGCCCCTGTCCCTACACCCTGCACCGACAATCTTGAACGATACCCCAAGGGCACAACCTGGCCAGATGTCCTCAGAAATTGGGGCGATTGCCCTGATCCATCGACAAAAATCCATGCTACAATGGACTCCGAATTGTGGGCTGGGTAGTCCAGACCCGAAACCAACAGGAGCATGGGAAGAGGACTTATGAGCGAAACCCTCGTATCTGCCTATCGACGCCACCCGCTGGATGCCATCTTTGCCCCCAAGACCGTGGCCGTCATCGGCGCTACGGAAAAGGAAGGGGCCGTTGGACGCACCATCCTCTGGAACCTGATCAGCCACCCCTTCGGCGGCACCGTCTTCCCGGTGAACCCCAACCGAAGCAGCGTGCTGGGCATCCACGCCTACCCCAAAATTGCCGATGTGCCGGCCCAGGTGGACCTGGCCGTGATCGTCACGCCTGCCCTGACCGTGCCCGGCATCATCGAGGAATGCGTGGAAGCCGGGGTCAAGGGCGCCATCATCATCTCCGCGGGCTTCAAAGAGATCGGCAAGGCCGGCGCCCAACTGGAGCAGAAGATCCTGCGTCGAGCCCAGTCGGCCAAGATGCGCATCATCGGCCCCAACTGCCTGGGCGTCATGAGCCCCGTGACCGGGCTCAACGCCACCTTCGCCCGGGGCATGGCGCGGCCCGGCAACGTGGCCTTCATCAGCCAGAGCGGCGCCCTCTGCACCTCGGTGCTGGACTGGAGCTTCCGGGAGAACGTGGGCTTCAGCCACTTCGTCTCCATCGGCTCCATGTTGGATGTGGACTGGGGCGACCTGATCTACTACCTGGGTGACGACAGCCGCACCAAGAGCATCGTCCTCTACATGGAGACCATCGGCGACGCCCGCTCCTTCCTTTCTGCCGCCCGGGAGGTCTCCCTGAGCAAGCCCATCATCGTCATCAAGGCCGGACGCACCGCTGCGGCGGCCAAGGCGGCCGCTTCCCACACCGGCTCCCTGGCCGGCAGTGACGCGGTGCTGGACGCGGCCTTCCGGCGCTGCGGTGTGCTGCGGGTAGACTACCTTTCCCACCTCTTCGCCATGGCCGAGGTGCTGGATAAGCAGCCCCACCCCCGGGGCCGCAAGCTGACCATCGTCACCAACGCGGGTGGGCCAGGCGTCCTGGCCACCGACGCCCTCATCCAGGGGGGCGGCGAGCTGGCCGAGCTTTCAGACGAGACCATGGCCGCCCTCAACGAGGCCCTGCCCCGCCACTGGAGCCACGGCAACCCCATCGACATCCTGGGGGATGCCACGCCAGAACGCTACACCGAAGCCGTCAAGATTGCGGCCGACGATCCCAACAGCGATGGCCTCCTGGTCATCCTCACCCCCCAGGATATGACCTACCCCACCCAGACCGCGGAGCAGATGTCCCGGGTCCTGGCCAACACCCGCAAGCCAGTGCTGGCCTCCTGGATGGGTGGCCCCGAAGTGGCCGCCGGGGTCGATGTACTCAACCGGGCCAACATCCCCACCTTCGACTACCCGGACACCGCCTGCCACATCTTCAACTACATGTGGCGCTACACCTACAACCTGCGCAGCATCTACGAGACCCCTTCCCTGCCCATTGCCAGCGAGGCCGAAGCCACCAACCAGCGCCGGGCCACCGAGCTCATCGAAGAGGTCCGAAAGAAGGGGCGCACCATCCTCACCGAGTACGAATCCAAGCAGATCTTCCAGGCCTATGGCATCCCCACGGTGCCCACCCTGCTGGCCCACAGCCCGGACGAGGCCGTGGCCCGGGCCGAGGAGATCGGCTACCCGGTGGTGCTCAAGCTCAACTCCGAGACCATCACCCACAAGTCCGACGTGAACGGCGTGCAGCTCAACCTGACCAACGCCGACGAAGTTCGCCAGGCCTACGAACGCATCCGCCAGACGGTGACGGAACGCAAGGGCGCCGAACACTTCCAGGGCGTGACCGTCCAGCCCATGGAAAAGCTGGACGGCTACGAGCTGATCATCGGCAGTAGCCAGGACAGCCAGTTCGGGCCGGTGCTCCTCTTCGGGACGGGCGGCACCCTGGTGGAGGTCTTCCAGGATCGGGCATTGGGGCTGCCGCCCTTGAACACCACCCTGGCCCGCCGCATGATGGAACAGACCAAGATCTTCCAGGCCCTCCAGGGCGTGCGCGGCCGGGGACGGGTGGACCTGGAGGCGTTGGAGCGGCTGCT
Proteins encoded in this window:
- the purF gene encoding amidophosphoribosyltransferase; its protein translation is MYSDDKLHEECGIFGIYAPDREAARRTFFGLYALQHRGQEGAGIVSCDGRMAHIHKGMGLVSQVFNEENLRYLQGHMAIGHTRYSTTGSTKLRNTQPYILETLDGPLAIGHNGNLINAPQLRRELLERGVGLQTSTDSEVIIHLLAGAGGPDWPTRIRIMMAKAEGAYSLVILTREAIYGVRDPWGLRPLVLGELEGGHVLASESCAFATIGARMIREIQPGEIVRLDHNGYEIMQGAPPQKLAFCTFEQIYFARPDSVLNGRLVHQVRQKLGRQLAKEAPVKADIVIPVPDSGTPHAIGYAQKSGIPYSEGLIKSRYIGRTFIEPTDQLRKVGVAMKFNPLPDNLKGRRVIMVDDSIVRGNTSGPLVQLLRDAGAREVHVRVACPPIKFPCFMGVDMATQAELIAANKSIDEICEHIGADSLAFLSISGMMKALKATDGYCNACFTGEYPFQTPIPLIELQEKEKFPQVWGN
- a CDS encoding bifunctional acetate--CoA ligase family protein/GNAT family N-acetyltransferase — encoded protein: MSETLVSAYRRHPLDAIFAPKTVAVIGATEKEGAVGRTILWNLISHPFGGTVFPVNPNRSSVLGIHAYPKIADVPAQVDLAVIVTPALTVPGIIEECVEAGVKGAIIISAGFKEIGKAGAQLEQKILRRAQSAKMRIIGPNCLGVMSPVTGLNATFARGMARPGNVAFISQSGALCTSVLDWSFRENVGFSHFVSIGSMLDVDWGDLIYYLGDDSRTKSIVLYMETIGDARSFLSAAREVSLSKPIIVIKAGRTAAAAKAAASHTGSLAGSDAVLDAAFRRCGVLRVDYLSHLFAMAEVLDKQPHPRGRKLTIVTNAGGPGVLATDALIQGGGELAELSDETMAALNEALPRHWSHGNPIDILGDATPERYTEAVKIAADDPNSDGLLVILTPQDMTYPTQTAEQMSRVLANTRKPVLASWMGGPEVAAGVDVLNRANIPTFDYPDTACHIFNYMWRYTYNLRSIYETPSLPIASEAEATNQRRATELIEEVRKKGRTILTEYESKQIFQAYGIPTVPTLLAHSPDEAVARAEEIGYPVVLKLNSETITHKSDVNGVQLNLTNADEVRQAYERIRQTVTERKGAEHFQGVTVQPMEKLDGYELIIGSSQDSQFGPVLLFGTGGTLVEVFQDRALGLPPLNTTLARRMMEQTKIFQALQGVRGRGRVDLEALERLLVRFSQLVVEQPRIREIDINPLFASPERLVALDARIVLHDPDLPDEELPRPAIRPYPVQYTWHWQLPDGSQVEIRPIRPEDEPLMVEFTQGLSPDSLYLRYFHAVSVSSLIAHEQLARLCFVDYDREMALVAVRTNPESGKPEILAHGQLTKLHGTNDAEFSIQVRDDFQGTGLGTELLSRLLEIGRHEKLERVVAEILPENTGMRRVCTKLGFKLQTNPETHTVQAEIHL